The Myxococcales bacterium genome contains a region encoding:
- a CDS encoding OmpA family protein: MLLRSRRACASPPRALATLTLVSATLVSTTLATSAHAQLVPQGQGYAADNLNPAERGSDFFTAESLDLRGHGRFAFGVLMGNAYRTVADRREDGGVNASIVRNQAFLYPGATFTLFERVRVAFQVPLAFFSDGNQAVMPTSSGGQAPQLGVYRAPTEQVVLGDVRLGADVRLYGAYGDRLTLALGAQAFVPTGKPDSYTGDGNPRVAPRLSAAGQMGLFQYAAQVGLHLRTRDDVAYGRDYGIGGRVGHELTAQLATGLRMANGRVVVGPELYGRKSFGDTDGISSPVEALLGGHFGLTDSLRLSAGVGAGLTKSYGAPVVRGIFGFEWVPASPPEPKEPDEDKDGVPDEVDACPKESGVASPERSKNGCPPPPSDRDGDGVPDGVDACPDVLGMRSADASKSGCLPDRDGDGIPDTKDACGEVKGVASEDPLWNGCPPDHDRDGVLDADDACPDKPGPRRADPASKRSGCPEEDTDRDGINDELDACPNEPGKPNPADPKLHGCPSAVILGGAIQIRDQVQFRTGTAEIVKSADNDATLGAVLGILQTHAEITNVRIEGHTDDQGVAAANKRLSQGRADSVKRWLVGKGIAAGRLTTAGFGQDKPLAPNDSAANRAKNRRVEFQVDSAGGSK, from the coding sequence ATGCTCCTACGATCACGACGCGCGTGTGCGTCGCCCCCGCGGGCGCTCGCGACGCTGACCCTGGTGTCCGCCACCCTCGTGTCCACCACCCTGGCGACGAGCGCGCACGCCCAGCTCGTGCCGCAGGGCCAGGGCTACGCCGCCGACAACCTGAACCCAGCCGAGCGCGGGAGCGACTTCTTCACCGCGGAGTCGCTCGACCTCCGGGGCCACGGGCGCTTCGCGTTCGGTGTGCTGATGGGCAACGCGTACCGCACGGTGGCCGACCGCCGCGAAGACGGCGGGGTGAACGCGTCGATCGTGCGCAACCAGGCCTTCCTCTACCCGGGCGCGACGTTCACGCTGTTCGAGCGCGTCCGCGTGGCCTTCCAGGTGCCGCTCGCGTTCTTCAGCGACGGAAACCAGGCCGTGATGCCCACGTCTTCGGGCGGACAGGCGCCCCAGCTCGGCGTCTACCGCGCGCCGACGGAGCAGGTCGTGCTCGGCGACGTGCGCCTCGGCGCCGACGTGCGCCTCTACGGCGCGTATGGCGATCGCCTCACCTTGGCGCTCGGCGCCCAGGCGTTCGTGCCCACCGGCAAGCCCGACTCGTACACGGGCGACGGCAACCCGCGCGTCGCACCCCGCCTCTCAGCGGCCGGACAGATGGGCCTGTTCCAGTACGCGGCGCAGGTGGGCCTCCACCTCCGCACGCGCGACGACGTGGCGTACGGACGTGACTACGGCATCGGCGGCCGCGTGGGCCACGAGCTCACGGCGCAGCTGGCCACAGGCCTGCGCATGGCGAACGGCCGCGTGGTCGTAGGCCCTGAACTCTACGGGAGAAAATCGTTCGGCGACACCGACGGCATCAGCTCACCGGTCGAGGCGCTGCTCGGCGGCCACTTCGGGCTCACCGACTCGCTCCGCCTCAGCGCGGGCGTGGGCGCGGGCCTGACCAAGTCGTACGGAGCGCCGGTCGTGCGCGGCATCTTCGGGTTCGAGTGGGTGCCCGCGAGCCCGCCCGAGCCGAAGGAGCCCGACGAGGACAAGGACGGCGTGCCCGACGAAGTCGACGCGTGCCCGAAGGAATCCGGCGTCGCGTCGCCCGAGAGGTCGAAGAACGGCTGCCCGCCCCCGCCCAGCGATCGCGACGGCGACGGAGTGCCCGACGGCGTCGACGCCTGCCCCGACGTGCTCGGCATGCGCTCGGCCGACGCGAGCAAGAGCGGCTGCCTCCCCGATCGCGACGGCGACGGGATCCCCGACACGAAGGACGCGTGCGGTGAGGTGAAGGGCGTGGCCTCCGAGGATCCGCTCTGGAACGGCTGCCCGCCCGATCACGACCGCGACGGCGTGCTCGACGCAGACGACGCGTGCCCGGACAAGCCCGGCCCGCGGCGCGCCGATCCGGCGTCGAAGCGCTCCGGCTGCCCCGAAGAAGACACCGACCGCGACGGCATCAACGACGAGCTCGACGCGTGCCCGAACGAGCCCGGGAAGCCCAACCCTGCCGATCCCAAGCTCCACGGCTGCCCGAGCGCGGTCATCCTGGGCGGGGCCATCCAGATCCGCGACCAGGTGCAGTTTCGCACGGGCACGGCCGAGATCGTGAAGAGCGCCGACAACGACGCGACCCTCGGCGCGGTGCTGGGCATCCTCCAGACCCACGCGGAGATCACGAACGTGCGCATCGAAGGCCACACCGACGATCAGGGCGTCGCGGCCGCGAACAAGCGGCTCTCGCAGGGCCGCGCCGACTCGGTCAAGCGCTGGCTCGTGGGCAAGGGCATCGCCGCCGGTCGCCTCACGACCGCCGGCTTCGGTCAGGACAAGCCGCTCGCGCCGAACGACTCCGCCGCGAACCGCGCCAAGAACCGCCGCGTCGAGTTCCAGGTCGACAGCGCGGGGGGCTCGAAATGA
- a CDS encoding ABC-F family ATP-binding cassette domain-containing protein, whose protein sequence is MSLLGARSISKAYGARSLFDGVTLTLREGERVGLLGVNGTGKSTLLRVLAGQEPADTGTLELRRNAKVLYLSQEPELPEGETARSVVASGLTEWERATRAYEALNERLARGDGGAGELAQQAELADAVERLGGWERGHVVEEMCAALGITALDRAVGTMSGGERRRVALARLLVASPDLAILDEPTNHLDADTIDWLETYLTETFRGTVLMVTHDRWVLDAVCTRVFELDRGTLTEFDGNYTDYVEKKAELLAHEERAEKNRQNFLRRETAWLRRGAKARSTKQKARIQRAEAAIADRPREEVARVSLEGVDGNVARLGKSILDLEGVNVRLGERELISDLTLRLVAGDRVGVIGKNGTGKTTLLRLLTGELGPTGGAVKVGLNTKVAIFDQARAQLEDDWTVYDNVAGQEGALQSGGGQVDLGDRKVDLRVYLEGFLFDSHKQRQKVSSLSGGERARVALAKVLREGKNLLLLDEPTNDLDIATLSALEELLEGWPGCAVVVSHDRAFLDNVATGILAFEGDGRVTHYQGNYSTYQSLKAEAAARDLAAKAALEASSQRRSAAPAPTPTRTPTRSDGPGKDGPRALTYAERLELEGLLDKVGLAEEVLAKAEASLADPELYAKRASEAPRLREEEAAARREVDRLTARWEDLEARREVKK, encoded by the coding sequence ATGAGCCTCCTCGGCGCCCGCTCCATTTCCAAGGCCTACGGGGCCCGCTCGCTCTTCGACGGCGTCACGCTCACGCTGCGCGAGGGCGAGCGCGTGGGTCTCCTCGGCGTGAACGGGACAGGCAAGTCGACGCTGCTCCGCGTGCTCGCGGGGCAGGAGCCCGCCGACACCGGCACGCTGGAGCTCCGGCGCAACGCCAAGGTGCTCTACCTCTCGCAGGAGCCCGAGCTGCCCGAAGGTGAGACGGCGAGGTCCGTGGTGGCCTCGGGCCTCACCGAGTGGGAGCGAGCGACCCGCGCGTACGAAGCGCTGAACGAGCGCCTCGCCCGTGGCGACGGCGGCGCAGGCGAGCTCGCGCAGCAGGCCGAGCTCGCGGACGCCGTGGAGCGCCTCGGCGGCTGGGAGAGAGGCCACGTCGTCGAGGAGATGTGCGCGGCCCTGGGGATCACCGCCCTCGACCGCGCGGTGGGCACCATGAGCGGCGGTGAGCGACGCCGCGTCGCGCTCGCGCGGCTGCTCGTCGCCTCGCCGGACCTCGCCATCCTCGACGAGCCAACGAACCACCTCGACGCCGACACCATCGACTGGCTCGAGACCTACCTCACCGAGACCTTCCGAGGCACAGTGCTCATGGTCACCCACGATCGTTGGGTGCTCGACGCGGTGTGCACGCGCGTGTTCGAGCTCGATCGCGGCACGCTCACCGAGTTTGATGGAAACTACACGGATTACGTCGAGAAGAAGGCGGAGCTGCTCGCCCACGAAGAGCGCGCGGAGAAGAACCGCCAGAATTTCCTTCGGCGCGAGACCGCTTGGCTGCGCCGCGGCGCCAAGGCCCGCAGCACGAAGCAGAAGGCGCGCATCCAGCGCGCCGAGGCCGCGATCGCCGACCGCCCGCGCGAGGAGGTCGCCCGCGTGAGCCTCGAGGGGGTCGACGGCAACGTGGCGCGCCTCGGCAAGAGCATCCTCGACCTCGAGGGCGTGAACGTGCGCCTCGGCGAGCGCGAGCTCATCTCCGACCTCACGCTCCGCCTCGTGGCCGGCGATCGCGTCGGCGTGATCGGCAAGAACGGCACGGGAAAGACCACGCTGCTGCGCCTGCTCACGGGCGAGCTCGGACCCACCGGGGGCGCCGTGAAGGTGGGCCTCAACACGAAGGTCGCCATCTTCGATCAGGCGCGGGCCCAGCTCGAGGACGACTGGACCGTGTACGACAACGTGGCGGGCCAGGAGGGCGCGCTCCAGAGCGGCGGCGGTCAGGTCGACCTCGGCGATCGAAAGGTCGACCTCCGCGTGTACCTGGAGGGCTTCCTCTTCGACTCCCACAAGCAGCGCCAGAAGGTCTCGTCGCTCTCCGGCGGGGAGCGGGCGCGGGTGGCGCTGGCGAAGGTGCTCCGCGAGGGCAAGAACCTGCTCCTCCTCGACGAGCCGACGAACGACCTCGACATCGCCACCCTGAGCGCGCTCGAGGAGCTGCTCGAGGGCTGGCCGGGGTGCGCCGTCGTCGTCTCCCACGACCGCGCGTTCCTCGACAACGTGGCGACGGGCATCCTGGCGTTCGAGGGCGACGGCCGCGTGACGCACTACCAAGGCAACTACTCCACGTACCAGTCCCTCAAGGCCGAGGCCGCGGCGCGCGATCTCGCCGCCAAGGCCGCGCTCGAGGCGAGCTCGCAGCGGCGCTCGGCCGCACCCGCGCCGACGCCTACGCGAACGCCTACGCGGAGCGACGGGCCCGGAAAGGACGGACCGAGGGCGCTCACGTACGCGGAGCGGCTCGAGCTCGAGGGGCTCCTCGACAAGGTGGGGCTCGCCGAGGAGGTCCTCGCGAAGGCCGAGGCCTCGCTCGCCGACCCCGAGCTCTACGCGAAGCGCGCGAGCGAGGCGCCCCGGCTCCGCGAGGAAGAGGCCGCCGCGCGTCGCGAGGTCGATCGACTCACCGCCCGCTGGGAGGACCTCGAGGCGCGCCGCGAAGTGAAGAAGTAA
- a CDS encoding AgmX/PglI C-terminal domain-containing protein, with translation MRRSTLLLSALCVTALACATVVTEERALRLAQQEGLDIPSADEGLAGVASPMTLTASDGTGLTLVSLAASAVVEDPLAFTELTLVFENPLDRQLEGQFRITLPQEASLSRFAMKVDDAWQEGEVVEKQAARRAYEDFLHRKQDPALLEQGGGNEFAARVFPIPARGRKEIVLSYSEVLKGDAPYRLPLRGLPKLQDLSLEVRGGAGTGGPKTFRRRDFAPARDFLLEGRGLARNAAIASDDLAIARVVPFAESRPEPVGRAVVLVDTSASRALDLAEQAALIGKLAARLPAETILSVHAFDEEVAPLYEGPASGLGEAPLAALRARRALGASNLELALQHAKLAAQKAPGTKRVILVTDGVASAGETDPAKLASAVESLAGAGVERLDAIAVGGVRDEGFLRRITSNTLKSSGVVLSADRGAEVIARRLGEACSRGVPIAIDGARWSYPRVLDGVQSGDEVLVYAELSEPRPLVVTAAGHTFRPVAHKVERPLLERSWAKAKIDSLVAMPLSQGEAATHKAIVDLSTKHRVVSPHTSFLVLETDQDYARFNIDRRAKLDILTVADGRVQVVHRSRGRDEDDGAGTEAKVAGATRGGEPHIARQAPQREAPEPGGGDPLSARGNMWGDAIGDAFGGGGLGLSGVGEGGGGRGEGLGLGSVGTLGRGHGGGLGGGIGGGTGAGAAPAATAAATTGQGFGAGHGHLGGEHAARGRPTLRGGPTEVRGSLPPEVIHRIVRQNFGRFRLCYELGLRGDPGLSGAAELRFVVDRSGAVSAAAARFPNAEVRTCLQRAVQNLSFPQPEGGIVTVTYAVNLEVEGGRPLPPVPAVRWTRAPGHAPPGLPVVDRSESSVGGTPPYEGKFKDVMAALADGKVQDAHDRALTWQASAPTDVLALVALGETAEKAGDRSLAARSYGSVIDLFGFRADSRRFAGARLERLGDAPSLALAADTYAKAVEQRPDHPAGHRLLAFALLKQRRFEAAFEACAKGLARDYPPGRFAGVQQILAEDLGLIAAAWQKAEPSRREEIGKRLVAAHGTVENAPSLRFVLNWETDANDVDFHIRDSQGGHAYYGSRTLPSGGSLYADVTTGYGPECFTIRAKREARAYPYRLEAHYFARGPMGYGMGKLQIIDHDGDGGLTFEERPYVVMVDRAYVDLGRITK, from the coding sequence ATGCGCCGCTCCACGCTCCTCCTCAGCGCCCTCTGTGTCACCGCCCTCGCCTGCGCGACCGTGGTGACTGAAGAGCGCGCTCTTCGCCTCGCCCAGCAAGAGGGGCTCGACATCCCCTCCGCGGACGAAGGCCTCGCGGGTGTCGCGAGCCCCATGACCCTGACGGCGAGCGACGGCACGGGCCTCACCCTGGTGTCGCTCGCGGCGTCGGCGGTGGTCGAGGATCCGCTGGCGTTCACCGAGCTCACGTTGGTCTTCGAGAACCCGCTCGACCGGCAGCTGGAGGGCCAGTTTCGGATCACGCTCCCCCAAGAGGCCTCGCTGAGCCGCTTCGCGATGAAGGTCGACGACGCCTGGCAGGAGGGCGAGGTCGTGGAGAAGCAGGCCGCGCGACGCGCCTACGAAGACTTCCTCCACCGCAAGCAAGACCCGGCGCTGCTCGAGCAGGGCGGCGGCAACGAGTTCGCGGCGCGCGTGTTCCCCATCCCGGCGCGTGGGCGCAAGGAGATCGTCCTCTCGTACTCCGAGGTCCTGAAGGGCGACGCGCCGTACAGGCTCCCGCTCCGCGGGCTGCCCAAGCTGCAGGACCTCTCGCTCGAGGTCCGCGGGGGCGCGGGCACGGGCGGCCCCAAGACCTTCCGCCGGCGTGATTTCGCCCCGGCACGCGACTTCCTGCTCGAAGGGCGCGGGCTCGCCCGCAACGCCGCCATCGCGAGCGACGACCTCGCGATCGCCCGGGTGGTGCCGTTCGCCGAGTCGCGGCCCGAGCCGGTGGGCCGCGCGGTCGTGCTCGTCGACACCTCCGCGTCGCGCGCCCTCGACCTCGCCGAGCAGGCGGCCCTGATCGGGAAGCTCGCCGCGCGCCTGCCGGCGGAGACGATCCTCTCGGTCCACGCCTTCGACGAGGAGGTCGCGCCGCTCTACGAAGGCCCCGCGAGCGGCCTCGGCGAGGCCCCGCTGGCGGCGCTGCGCGCGCGGCGGGCGCTCGGCGCGTCGAACCTCGAGCTCGCGCTGCAGCACGCGAAGCTCGCGGCGCAGAAGGCGCCTGGGACCAAGCGCGTCATCCTCGTCACCGACGGGGTCGCCTCCGCGGGCGAGACCGATCCGGCGAAGCTCGCGAGCGCGGTCGAGTCCCTCGCGGGCGCGGGCGTCGAGCGGCTCGACGCGATCGCCGTCGGCGGCGTCCGCGACGAGGGATTCCTTCGGCGCATCACCTCGAATACACTCAAGAGTTCGGGAGTCGTCCTCTCGGCTGATCGGGGCGCTGAGGTCATCGCGCGGCGGCTCGGCGAGGCGTGCAGCCGCGGCGTGCCGATCGCGATCGACGGCGCGCGGTGGTCGTATCCGCGGGTGCTCGACGGCGTGCAGTCGGGCGACGAGGTGCTCGTGTACGCCGAGCTGTCGGAGCCGCGCCCCCTCGTCGTGACCGCGGCGGGGCACACCTTCCGGCCCGTCGCTCACAAGGTGGAGCGCCCGCTGCTCGAGCGGTCGTGGGCCAAGGCGAAGATCGACAGCCTCGTGGCGATGCCGCTGTCGCAGGGGGAGGCGGCGACGCACAAGGCCATCGTCGACCTCTCGACCAAGCACCGCGTCGTCAGCCCGCACACCTCCTTTCTCGTGCTCGAGACCGACCAGGACTACGCGCGCTTCAACATCGACCGCCGCGCGAAGCTCGACATCCTCACGGTCGCCGACGGCCGCGTGCAGGTGGTCCACCGCTCACGCGGCCGAGACGAAGACGACGGAGCGGGGACGGAAGCGAAGGTGGCGGGCGCGACGCGGGGCGGCGAGCCGCACATCGCGAGACAGGCCCCGCAGCGCGAGGCCCCCGAGCCGGGCGGCGGCGATCCCCTGAGCGCGCGCGGCAACATGTGGGGCGACGCGATTGGCGACGCGTTTGGCGGTGGCGGGCTCGGACTCAGCGGCGTCGGCGAGGGAGGCGGCGGGCGCGGAGAGGGGCTCGGCCTCGGCAGCGTCGGGACACTGGGACGGGGTCACGGAGGGGGTCTGGGGGGCGGCATAGGCGGGGGCACGGGCGCGGGAGCAGCGCCGGCGGCGACGGCGGCGGCGACGACCGGACAAGGCTTCGGCGCGGGCCACGGGCACCTCGGCGGGGAGCACGCCGCGCGGGGGCGCCCCACCCTCCGCGGGGGCCCGACGGAGGTCCGAGGGAGCCTCCCCCCCGAGGTCATCCACCGCATCGTCCGGCAGAATTTCGGGCGCTTCCGCCTCTGTTACGAGCTCGGCCTGCGCGGCGATCCCGGGCTCTCCGGCGCAGCCGAGCTGCGCTTCGTCGTCGATCGCAGCGGCGCGGTGTCGGCCGCCGCGGCGCGCTTCCCGAACGCCGAGGTGAGGACGTGCCTCCAGCGGGCGGTGCAGAACCTCTCGTTTCCTCAGCCGGAGGGGGGCATCGTCACGGTCACGTACGCGGTGAACCTCGAGGTGGAGGGCGGTCGCCCGCTGCCGCCGGTGCCGGCGGTCCGCTGGACGCGGGCCCCGGGGCACGCCCCGCCTGGCCTCCCCGTCGTCGACCGCTCGGAGTCCTCCGTCGGCGGGACGCCGCCCTACGAAGGCAAGTTCAAGGACGTGATGGCCGCGCTCGCGGATGGAAAGGTGCAAGATGCACATGATCGCGCGCTCACCTGGCAGGCGAGCGCGCCCACCGACGTGCTCGCGCTCGTCGCCCTCGGAGAGACCGCGGAGAAGGCGGGCGACCGCTCGCTGGCCGCCCGCTCGTACGGCAGCGTGATCGACCTCTTCGGGTTCCGCGCCGACTCGCGCAGGTTCGCCGGCGCGAGGCTCGAGCGCCTCGGCGACGCGCCGAGCCTCGCCCTCGCCGCGGACACGTACGCCAAGGCCGTGGAGCAGCGCCCCGATCACCCCGCCGGGCACCGCCTGCTCGCGTTCGCGCTGCTGAAGCAGCGGCGGTTCGAGGCCGCCTTCGAGGCCTGCGCGAAGGGCCTCGCGAGGGACTACCCGCCCGGTCGCTTCGCGGGGGTCCAGCAAATCCTCGCCGAGGACCTCGGCCTCATCGCGGCCGCGTGGCAGAAGGCAGAGCCCAGCCGCCGCGAGGAGATCGGCAAGCGCCTGGTCGCGGCGCACGGCACGGTCGAGAACGCGCCGAGCCTGCGCTTCGTGCTGAACTGGGAGACCGACGCGAACGACGTCGATTTTCACATTCGCGACAGCCAGGGCGGCCACGCCTACTACGGCAGCCGCACCCTCCCCTCCGGCGGGAGCCTCTACGCCGACGTCACCACCGGATACGGCCCGGAGTGCTTCACGATCCGCGCCAAGCGCGAGGCGCGCGCCTACCCGTACCGCCTGGAGGCCCACTATTTCGCGCGCGGTCCGATGGGCTACGGCATGGGAAAGCTGCAGATCATCGATCACGATGGCGACGGCGGCCTCACGTTCGAGGAGCGCCCGTACGTGGTGATGGTCGACCGAGCGTACGTCGATCTCGGCCGAATCACCAAGTAG